DNA sequence from the Lysinibacillus sp. OF-1 genome:
CCATGGCGTTGGCGCCGACAGCCTCCTATGCGATGTGGATGCGACGATATATGGTAGATGAACTGAACAAGGACTATATTAAGCTAGCAAGGGCGAAGGGTGTGAAGGAGCGGACATTGATGTTCCAGCATGTACTGCGAAATGCCTTTATTCCAATGGCACAATACTTACCTGCCACCATTCTATTTACGATTACAGGCTCTATTTATATCGAATCGCTCTATTCCATTCCAGGGATGGGGGGCTTGCTCGTGGATGCCATTCAGCGTCAGGATAATACGATTGTGCAAGGTTTAGTGCTAGTGTTCTCTTCTCTTGGCATCATCGGACTTATTTTAGGGGACATTGCCATGGCACTTGTCGATCCACGCATTAAATTAGGCAAGGGAGGGGGTGTGCGCTAATGGGTATGTATACAGATGAAATCAATAATATTTCGAATAAGTCCCGTCAAACATTGTTTGAATTTGCTGAAGTTGACGCAAGACAGGCAGAGGAAACTGGCTATTCCAATTACTCTTATTGGCGGTCTACATGGCAATCCTTTTTAAAAAATAGACTAGCTGTTTTTTTATTAGTGGGAGTGATTATTATTGTCAGCTTCACCATTCTCCAGCCTTATTTACCAGCGCAAAAATCACCAACTGAAATTTACTTGGATGAACAAACAGGGATGCAGGCACGCAATATTACCCCCAATGCAGAGTTTTGGTTTGGCACGAATTCCATTGGTCAGGATTTATGGTCTCGTATTTGGGCGGGCACAAGAACATCTCTCTTTATTGGCTGTGTCGTAGCCTTGGTAGAGGCAGTAGTCGGTATTACAATCGGTACACTGTGGGGCTTTTCACGAAAATTAGAAGCATCGATAACGCAGCTATATAATGTTGTCGATAATATCCCCACAACCATTGTGCTCATTTTAATGTCTTATATTTTACGCCCAAGTATTTCGACGATCATTATAGCTATGTGTATAACGGGATGGGTGGAAATGGCGAGATTTATTCGCAATCAAATTGTTATTTTACGTGACCGTGAATACAACCTAGCCTCAAAATGTTTAGGCACTCCTGATTACCGTATTATCTTAAAAAATTTATTACCTTATTTAACTTCAGTGATTATGTTGCGTATGAGCCTCGCTATTCCCTTTGCGATAGGAGCCGAAGTATTTCTAACATATATCGGTTTAGGGCTACCAATCAGCGAGCCGTCCTTAGGAAATTTAATTAATGAAGGACGCGTACTCATGATGTCACCAGATTTACGTTATCAGCTGATTTTTCCAAGTATTGTGTTAAGTGTCATCACGATAGCATTCTATATTATTGGTAATTCTTTTGCAGATGCAGCAGATCCGAAAAACCATGTGTAAGGAGAGGAAATAAGTGACATTGAAAAAATCGCGCATATTAGTCATACAAAATTTAATCATTCAGTTTACGCTACGGGGTCGTGTCTTAACAGCTATCCGCGATATTTCACTCGACCTTTACAAGGGAGAAAGCTTAGCCATTGTTGGTGAATCAGGTTCGGGAAAATCGGTGCTGATGAAATCCATTATGGGCTTGCTAGATAAAAATGGCAGCATTCAGCAAGGACGAATCATTTACAATGCACAGGATGTAACTCAGTTTACGACAGAGCAAGAATGGTTGCGTATTCGAGGTAAGGAAATTGCGATGGTAACGCAGGACCCAATGACATCGTTGAATCCGCTCAAAACCATTGGGAAGCAAATTGAGGAATGTGTCGTCATGCATCAAGGCTTAAGAGGCAAGGAAGCCTATGAAGAAACATTAAAGTTGCTAACAGATGTAGGTATTACAGATGTGAAAAAACGCTATAAGCAATACCCACATGAATTTTCGGGAGGCATGCGCCAACGTATTGTCATCGCTATTGCGATTGCCTGTAAACCGAATATTTTAATTTGTGATGAACCAACAACCGCTTTAGATGTGACCATTCAAGCTCAGATATTACAACTATTAAAGAATCTTCAGCAGAAATATGGCTTATCCATTGTCTATATTACGCATGATTTAGGCGTTGTCGCAAAGGTGGCTGATCGTATTGCCGTGATGTATGCGGGTGATGTCATTGAGGTCGGGGAAACGCATGAAATTTTCTTTAATAGTAAGCATCCTTATACGTGGGCACTCATTTCCTCCTTACCTCAGCTTGGCTCAAAGGGGGAACAATTATATTCAATTAAGGGCACGCCACCGAATCTTTTTCAGGAAATAAAGGGTGATGCCTTTGCACCACGCAATCCATATGCATTAAAAATTGACTTTGTAGAGCGTCCACCTTTTTTTCAGGTCAGTGACACCCACTATGCGCGCACATGGTTATTAGATCCACTTGCACCAAAAGTAGAGCCGCCAGCCGCTTTACAAGCATTTTTTGTAGAAGGGAGGCAGTATGCTAATGACCGATAAAGAAGTGCTAGTAGAAGTGCAAAATGTATCCGTCGTATTTGGTAAAGGGAAACATAAATTTACAGCGATTGATGATGTCAGCTTTCATATTTTTAAAGGTGAAACATTTGGCATTGTAGGTGAATCAGGATCTGGGAAAACAACGATTGGTCGGGCTATTATGCGCATTAATGAGGTGACAGAAGGACAAATTTTGTATCATGGCAAAAGTATACAGGGCAAAATTTCGAAAGAGTGGGATAGAGAAATTACGCAGAAAATCCAAATGATTTTTCAGGACCCGATGGCCTCCCTCAATGAGCGAGCAAAAGTAGATTATATTATTTCCGAAGGATTATACTCTTCAAAGAAATATAAGGATGAGGCTGACCGTCAGCAAAAGGTTCGCAATGCTTTATTAAATGTAGGCTTGCTGCCAGAGTTCTCTAGCCGCTTTCCTCATGAGTTTTCAGGAGGACAACGGCAGCGTATTGGCATTGCTCGTGCTTTAGTGATGGACCCCGAGTTTATTATTGCAGATGAGCCTATCTCTGCCCTAGATGTGTCCATCCGAGCACAAGTATTGAATTTATTAGCTAGTCTGCAACAGCGTAATCATTTAACGTATTTATTTATTGCCCATGATTTATCAATTGTCCGTTTTATTACCGATCGGACAGCGGTCATTTATAAAGGGAAAATGGTTGAGCTGGCAGACACAGAAAAGCTATTTACTCATCCGCTGCATCCTTATACAAAGGCACTGTTATCTGCAGTACCAGAGCCGAATCCCTATAAGGAACGAGGGAAAATCGTTGAAGTGTATGATCCGTCACAGCATCGTTATGAGGAAAATCCTCCTTCATTTGTTGAAGTAGAGAAAGGTCATTTTATTTTGGCCAATGAAGAGGAACTAACGCATTATCGTACTTCACTGAAAATGGAGGGAAAAACATGATTCGTCCAAAGGCATTGAAAAAAGGTGACACTATTGGTCTTATTAGTGCTTCTGGGGCAACACCACCAGAAAAGCTGCAGCCTGCTATTGCGAGTATTGAGAAGCTAGGGCTCAAGGTGGTCGTTGGGGAGACCTGTCACGCAAGGCATGGTTATTTAGCAGGTGCTGATGATGTGCGGGCGGCAGATGTCCATCGCATGTTTGGTGATCCGACCATTGACGGCATTTTTTGTATACGTGGAGGCTATGGGGCGACGAAGATTTTAGCACAATTAGATTTTGAGCTGATTCGAGCAAATCCTAAAGTATTTGCAGGCTATAGTGATGTGACTGCCTTACATATAGCCTTTCAACAGCTATGTGGCTTTGTTACGTATCATACCCCGATGCCATCCACAGAATTTATTAGACAGGAAATGGACGACTACACATGGCAATCCTTCAGGCAGCAGATTATGGACAATGACAAAACGTCGTTCTACTTAGAAAATCCCTCTAACCAGCCCATGTCAACACTTGTCAGCGGGAATGCTACAGGTCAGCTAATTGGTGGTAATTTAACATTGATTACAGCGTCACTTGGCACACCCTATGAAATTGATACAAGAGGTAAAATTCTGTTTTTAGAAGATGTCGATGAAACGCAACAACGGGTCGATCGTATGTTTACACAATTAAAACTGGCGGGGAAGTTGGATGACGCGGCAGGTATTTTGTTAGGAGCATGGACTAATTGTGGGCCTGAAAATCTGCAAAGGCCAGAGCATAGCTTATCACTACACATGATTTTCCAAGAAATACTAGTGCCTCTAGGTAAGCCAATTATAGCCGAAATGGCATGTGGTCATTGCTTACCAACGATGTCGCTGCCTTTAGGAAGAACGATCTCAATGGATGCGGACAACCAGCGAATCCATGTGATTGAGTAGGTATTATATGGAGCAGATTATTGAAAAAATGGTTCAGGAATCCCCTTACAACGTACATCTATTTGTTCATAATCTCACAACCAATCAATTGCTTACGAGTCATCAGCTAGAGACTGCATTTTCTAGTGCCAGTGTCATAAAAGTTCCAATTCTAATAGCCTTGCTCTCATATATAGAGCATAACAAATTATCACTTGATACTACGCTGCCGATTTCACCAGACGATTGGGTGGGTTTTAGCGTGATAAGTGAGCAACGGCTTACCCAAAGCACTTTATATGACCTTCTTGTATGGATGATTATTACGAGTGATAATACAGCTACGAATGTCTTAATTGATGAAGTAGGGATGAGCTTTTTGAATGACTATTTTCGGCATATTGGGTTACAGGACACGGTGTTACAGCGAAAAATGATGGATGTAGAACGGCTAGCTCAGGGCATAGACAATCGCACGTCAGCACGGGATATGGCGCATCTTTTTACGCGTATCTATCGGCAAGAGCTACTAACAGCCCCTTACAGTCAACTGGTCATTGATATCTTAAGCCGTCAGCGTGTGCACGACTCCTTAAAGCGTTATCTTGTGGAGGATGTGAAGCTGGCACATAAAACAGGCGGGCTTGATACGGTCGATCATGATGTCGGGATTGTTTATAGTA
Encoded proteins:
- a CDS encoding ABC transporter permease codes for the protein MGMYTDEINNISNKSRQTLFEFAEVDARQAEETGYSNYSYWRSTWQSFLKNRLAVFLLVGVIIIVSFTILQPYLPAQKSPTEIYLDEQTGMQARNITPNAEFWFGTNSIGQDLWSRIWAGTRTSLFIGCVVALVEAVVGITIGTLWGFSRKLEASITQLYNVVDNIPTTIVLILMSYILRPSISTIIIAMCITGWVEMARFIRNQIVILRDREYNLASKCLGTPDYRIILKNLLPYLTSVIMLRMSLAIPFAIGAEVFLTYIGLGLPISEPSLGNLINEGRVLMMSPDLRYQLIFPSIVLSVITIAFYIIGNSFADAADPKNHV
- a CDS encoding ABC transporter ATP-binding protein, with amino-acid sequence MTLKKSRILVIQNLIIQFTLRGRVLTAIRDISLDLYKGESLAIVGESGSGKSVLMKSIMGLLDKNGSIQQGRIIYNAQDVTQFTTEQEWLRIRGKEIAMVTQDPMTSLNPLKTIGKQIEECVVMHQGLRGKEAYEETLKLLTDVGITDVKKRYKQYPHEFSGGMRQRIVIAIAIACKPNILICDEPTTALDVTIQAQILQLLKNLQQKYGLSIVYITHDLGVVAKVADRIAVMYAGDVIEVGETHEIFFNSKHPYTWALISSLPQLGSKGEQLYSIKGTPPNLFQEIKGDAFAPRNPYALKIDFVERPPFFQVSDTHYARTWLLDPLAPKVEPPAALQAFFVEGRQYANDR
- a CDS encoding ATP-binding cassette domain-containing protein, which encodes MTDKEVLVEVQNVSVVFGKGKHKFTAIDDVSFHIFKGETFGIVGESGSGKTTIGRAIMRINEVTEGQILYHGKSIQGKISKEWDREITQKIQMIFQDPMASLNERAKVDYIISEGLYSSKKYKDEADRQQKVRNALLNVGLLPEFSSRFPHEFSGGQRQRIGIARALVMDPEFIIADEPISALDVSIRAQVLNLLASLQQRNHLTYLFIAHDLSIVRFITDRTAVIYKGKMVELADTEKLFTHPLHPYTKALLSAVPEPNPYKERGKIVEVYDPSQHRYEENPPSFVEVEKGHFILANEEELTHYRTSLKMEGKT
- a CDS encoding S66 peptidase family protein: MIRPKALKKGDTIGLISASGATPPEKLQPAIASIEKLGLKVVVGETCHARHGYLAGADDVRAADVHRMFGDPTIDGIFCIRGGYGATKILAQLDFELIRANPKVFAGYSDVTALHIAFQQLCGFVTYHTPMPSTEFIRQEMDDYTWQSFRQQIMDNDKTSFYLENPSNQPMSTLVSGNATGQLIGGNLTLITASLGTPYEIDTRGKILFLEDVDETQQRVDRMFTQLKLAGKLDDAAGILLGAWTNCGPENLQRPEHSLSLHMIFQEILVPLGKPIIAEMACGHCLPTMSLPLGRTISMDADNQRIHVIE
- a CDS encoding serine hydrolase, with amino-acid sequence MEQIIEKMVQESPYNVHLFVHNLTTNQLLTSHQLETAFSSASVIKVPILIALLSYIEHNKLSLDTTLPISPDDWVGFSVISEQRLTQSTLYDLLVWMIITSDNTATNVLIDEVGMSFLNDYFRHIGLQDTVLQRKMMDVERLAQGIDNRTSARDMAHLFTRIYRQELLTAPYSQLVIDILSRQRVHDSLKRYLVEDVKLAHKTGGLDTVDHDVGIVYSSTIDYSIGVFMTNVMDNEQARQLIGRLSKVVYAQLVEGKEGHS